From Myxococcus xanthus, a single genomic window includes:
- a CDS encoding pilus biogenesis operon protein: MQSPRLVRHSRRGQALVLFALTLLLLTLMVLMTLGFGMRAKERVEIQMAADAAAYSQAVATARAFNAISVMNRAQVAHMVAMAGTQSLISHSSQEYAAHDVACPGSIPPPVWFAADAAAATQVRQLQGRAGNMFQAGLNIYGKLLSEHIAEQELTRRVAQAVNPELRAPSAGAAKSFSELNGGNDVPERDAVIQSIKAGTYGCGVGDGALCPSGGGTPALNATMGSMGWTWVHNRPGGTAGFGTGGAAISTSFRRYGSVSQMDPSTYHTVSGRNSTAHDHGRVVIPTRCTRAPTLPPIATDAWVMSDEEQTHEDQHVYGARMPPGQAPEDGKPTYETHTLGACVVCPGIWPYSVGYNVDELHAGASNHYGQPKLYSMLYRDYASAERRARPDPWNLFFRFRFAGTETEFDNSSPLGRIRPTGREDVHRNQVALSAGMVYYHRPQPAVQGGGWREPPNFLNPFWRATLVSAEGARDDRPADSLSAAGFSGHARALRELHSVGYRGGGPGDRGY, translated from the coding sequence GTGCAATCTCCACGGCTCGTGAGGCACTCGCGGCGAGGCCAGGCGCTGGTGCTGTTCGCGCTGACGCTGCTGCTGCTGACGTTGATGGTGCTGATGACGCTGGGCTTCGGCATGCGCGCCAAGGAGCGCGTCGAAATCCAGATGGCCGCGGACGCGGCCGCCTACAGCCAGGCGGTGGCCACGGCGCGCGCCTTCAACGCCATCTCGGTGATGAACCGCGCCCAGGTGGCGCACATGGTGGCCATGGCCGGCACCCAGTCGCTCATCAGCCACAGCAGCCAGGAATACGCGGCGCACGACGTGGCCTGCCCCGGCTCCATCCCGCCGCCGGTGTGGTTCGCCGCGGACGCTGCCGCCGCCACGCAGGTGCGGCAGCTCCAGGGCCGGGCCGGCAACATGTTCCAGGCCGGGCTCAACATCTACGGCAAGCTCCTGAGCGAGCACATCGCGGAGCAGGAGCTCACCCGGCGTGTCGCGCAGGCGGTCAACCCGGAGCTCCGCGCGCCGTCCGCTGGCGCGGCCAAGAGCTTCTCCGAGCTCAATGGTGGCAACGACGTCCCGGAGCGCGACGCCGTCATCCAGTCCATCAAGGCGGGCACCTATGGCTGCGGCGTGGGGGACGGAGCGCTCTGCCCTTCGGGCGGCGGTACCCCCGCGCTCAACGCCACCATGGGGAGCATGGGGTGGACGTGGGTCCACAACCGTCCGGGAGGCACCGCTGGTTTCGGCACCGGCGGCGCCGCCATCTCCACCAGCTTTCGCCGCTACGGCTCGGTGTCGCAGATGGACCCCTCGACGTACCACACCGTGTCGGGCCGCAACTCGACGGCGCATGACCACGGGCGCGTCGTCATCCCCACGCGCTGCACCCGAGCGCCGACGCTTCCACCCATCGCGACGGATGCGTGGGTGATGTCCGACGAGGAGCAGACGCACGAGGACCAGCACGTCTACGGCGCGCGCATGCCCCCGGGCCAGGCGCCGGAGGACGGCAAGCCCACCTACGAGACGCATACGCTGGGCGCGTGCGTGGTGTGCCCCGGCATCTGGCCCTACTCCGTTGGCTACAACGTGGACGAACTGCACGCGGGCGCGTCCAACCACTACGGCCAGCCCAAGCTGTACAGCATGCTGTACCGGGACTACGCGAGCGCGGAGCGCCGGGCCCGCCCGGACCCGTGGAACCTCTTCTTCCGCTTCCGCTTCGCGGGGACCGAAACAGAGTTCGACAACAGCAGTCCGCTGGGCCGCATCCGCCCCACGGGCCGCGAGGACGTGCACCGCAACCAGGTGGCCCTCTCCGCTGGCATGGTCTACTACCACCGGCCCCAGCCCGCGGTGCAGGGCGGCGGCTGGCGCGAACCCCCCAACTTCCTCAACCCCTTCTGGCGCGCCACGCTGGTGAGCGCGGAGGGCGCCCGGGATGACCGGCCCGCGGACAGCCTGTCCGCCGCCGGCTTCTCCGGGCACGCGCGGGCGCTGCGAGAGCTGCACTCCGTGGGCTACCGGGGCGGTGGCCCCGGCGACAGGGGCTACTGA